One Massilia putida DNA window includes the following coding sequences:
- a CDS encoding acetyl-CoA C-acetyltransferase yields the protein MAEAYIYDHVRTPRGRGRANGALHQIPPIELAAQVLGALRDRSDLDSALVDDVVLGVVTPVGEQGCDIARPAALIAGYSESVPGMQLDRFCSSGLDAVNMAAAQVMSGQSQLVVGGGVESMSRVPMGSQGGAWARDPSVIYRTYFAPQGIGADLIATRSGFTRNDIDGYAVASQRRAAHAWDQGYFDRSVIPVTDDLGFPVLRRDEHMRPGTTLDDLAKLEPAFALMGEKGGYDAIALQRYPDLLEIKHVHTGGNSSGIVDGAAGVLVGSRAIGEQLGLKPRGRIVAFASVGSEPTIMLTGPAEATRKALRNAGLTLADIDLFELNEAFASMVLEYMRVLEIPHERINVNGGAIAMGHPLGATGAMLAGTLLDELERSGKRYGVVSLCVGIGMATATVIERL from the coding sequence ATGGCAGAGGCATACATTTACGATCACGTTCGCACCCCGCGCGGGCGTGGCAGGGCGAACGGCGCACTGCACCAGATACCGCCCATCGAACTCGCGGCGCAGGTGTTGGGCGCGCTGCGCGACCGGAGCGACCTCGACAGCGCTCTCGTCGACGACGTCGTGCTGGGCGTCGTCACGCCGGTGGGCGAGCAGGGATGCGATATCGCCCGTCCGGCCGCGCTGATCGCGGGTTATTCGGAATCGGTGCCGGGCATGCAGCTGGATCGCTTCTGTTCGTCGGGGCTGGATGCCGTCAACATGGCAGCCGCGCAGGTGATGTCCGGCCAATCGCAACTGGTGGTCGGCGGCGGCGTCGAATCGATGTCGCGCGTGCCGATGGGATCGCAGGGCGGGGCCTGGGCGCGCGACCCATCGGTGATCTACCGGACGTATTTTGCGCCTCAGGGCATCGGTGCAGACCTGATCGCGACCCGTTCGGGATTCACGCGCAACGATATCGACGGTTATGCGGTGGCGAGCCAGCGGCGCGCCGCGCATGCCTGGGACCAGGGCTATTTCGACCGGTCCGTGATTCCGGTGACGGACGATCTGGGCTTCCCCGTGCTGCGGCGCGACGAGCACATGCGTCCGGGTACCACGCTCGACGATCTCGCCAAGCTGGAGCCGGCCTTCGCGCTGATGGGGGAAAAAGGAGGCTACGACGCCATCGCCCTGCAGCGCTATCCTGACCTGCTCGAGATCAAGCACGTGCACACCGGCGGCAATTCGAGCGGCATCGTGGACGGCGCCGCCGGCGTGCTGGTCGGCAGTCGCGCCATCGGCGAGCAGCTGGGCCTGAAACCGCGCGGCCGGATCGTCGCGTTCGCGTCGGTCGGTTCGGAGCCGACCATCATGCTGACCGGTCCCGCCGAGGCGACCCGCAAGGCGCTGCGCAATGCCGGACTGACCCTGGCCGACATCGACCTGTTCGAACTGAACGAAGCCTTCGCGTCGATGGTGCTGGAATACATGCGCGTGCTCGAGATCCCGCACGAGCGCATCAACGTCAACGGTGGCGCCATCGCCATGGGACATCCGCTGGGCGCGACCGGCGCGATGCTGGCCGGCACCCTGCTGGACGAACTGGAACGCAGCGGCAAGCGCTACGGCGTCGTGTCCCTGTGCGTCGGCATCGGCATGGCCACCGCCACCGTCATCGAGCGCCTGTGA
- a CDS encoding 3-hydroxyacyl-CoA dehydrogenase NAD-binding domain-containing protein — protein sequence MYTTLNLEVGADGVAVVTIDVPGSTANVMTPAFRADLAAVIDRVGSDAGVVGAVITSAKADFMAGGDLKAMVEQFSAPLTKDEAFRIATLMSPLLRKLETSGKPFVAAINGPAMGGGLELALACHARVALDSPQVRLALPEVTLGLIPGAGGSQRLPRLIGVQKALPLLLKGTVLGVRQAEELGLVDNVAGADLVKVARSMVAAANPVQPWDRKGYQVPGGAGFFDVDLGAAYNLTATSIAKDTARNYPAPIALLTVVARGVMLPMDAALHLESCHFAKLVLDPVARNMVRTSFVSKGELDKLARRPRDIPPGKLSQVGVIGAGLMGGGVAQVCAAAGLEVRLVDATLEQAAAGKQRLADVYAKLVQRGRMAQDKVDGILARIVPTADYAQLSGCGLVVEAVFENREVKSQVFRKLQEVLAPDAIIASNTSSLPITGLAEGVSHPERFIGLHFFSPVDRMPLVEVVTGALTAERTLAHALDFIKLLRKTPIVVKDSRGFFTTRVISAYLTESMGMLAEGVKPALIDNAAKLAGMPIGPLSLVDELTIELGYNAMNQEKADLGEAWRAPPGYPVQHKFVAELDRKGRRYGKGFYDYIDGRKTLWPGLDAVYPPAPEQPAVDELKRRMLYIQSLEAARCFEEGVIADPAEGDVGSVLGIAFPAYTGGVFSLIDTVGIRTFVEQCEQLADRYGERYRPSAWLKARAARGEPFYPAASAA from the coding sequence ATGTACACAACTCTCAATCTCGAAGTCGGCGCCGATGGCGTGGCGGTCGTGACCATCGACGTGCCCGGCAGCACGGCGAACGTGATGACGCCGGCATTCCGCGCCGACCTGGCGGCGGTGATCGACCGGGTCGGCAGCGACGCCGGCGTGGTCGGTGCCGTCATCACGTCCGCCAAGGCCGACTTCATGGCCGGCGGTGACCTGAAAGCCATGGTCGAGCAATTTTCGGCCCCGCTTACCAAGGACGAGGCATTCCGTATCGCCACGCTGATGAGTCCGCTGCTGCGCAAGCTGGAAACCAGCGGCAAGCCGTTCGTCGCGGCCATCAACGGCCCCGCGATGGGCGGCGGACTCGAGCTGGCGCTGGCCTGCCATGCGCGCGTGGCGCTGGACTCGCCCCAGGTGCGCCTGGCGCTGCCCGAGGTGACGCTGGGGCTGATCCCCGGTGCCGGCGGTTCGCAGCGTCTGCCGCGCCTGATCGGGGTGCAGAAGGCATTGCCCCTCCTGCTCAAGGGGACGGTCCTCGGCGTCCGCCAGGCCGAGGAGCTGGGCCTGGTCGACAACGTCGCCGGCGCCGACCTGGTCAAGGTTGCGCGTTCCATGGTCGCGGCCGCCAATCCCGTTCAGCCCTGGGACCGCAAGGGTTATCAGGTGCCCGGCGGCGCGGGATTCTTCGACGTCGACCTGGGCGCGGCGTACAACCTGACGGCGACGTCGATCGCCAAGGACACGGCACGCAACTATCCTGCGCCGATCGCCCTGCTGACGGTCGTGGCGCGCGGCGTGATGCTGCCGATGGACGCGGCGCTGCACCTGGAATCCTGCCACTTCGCCAAGCTCGTGCTGGACCCGGTCGCCCGCAACATGGTGCGCACGAGCTTCGTCAGCAAGGGCGAGCTCGACAAGTTGGCGCGCCGGCCCAGGGATATCCCTCCGGGCAAGCTGTCGCAGGTCGGCGTGATCGGCGCCGGCCTGATGGGTGGCGGCGTCGCGCAAGTGTGTGCCGCCGCCGGCCTGGAGGTCAGGCTGGTCGATGCGACACTGGAGCAGGCCGCGGCCGGCAAGCAGCGCCTGGCCGACGTCTATGCCAAGCTGGTGCAGCGCGGCCGCATGGCGCAAGACAAGGTGGACGGGATCCTGGCACGCATCGTCCCGACCGCCGACTATGCGCAACTGTCCGGCTGCGGCCTGGTGGTCGAAGCGGTGTTCGAGAACCGCGAGGTCAAGAGCCAGGTGTTCCGCAAGCTCCAGGAGGTGCTGGCGCCGGACGCGATCATCGCGAGCAACACGTCGTCGCTGCCGATCACCGGCCTGGCCGAAGGCGTGTCGCATCCCGAGCGCTTCATCGGCCTGCACTTCTTCTCGCCGGTGGACCGCATGCCGCTGGTCGAAGTGGTGACCGGCGCGCTGACCGCGGAGCGGACGCTGGCGCATGCATTGGACTTCATCAAGCTGCTGCGCAAGACGCCGATCGTGGTCAAGGATTCGCGCGGCTTCTTCACCACGCGCGTCATCAGCGCCTACCTGACCGAAAGCATGGGCATGCTGGCCGAGGGTGTGAAACCCGCGCTGATCGACAACGCGGCCAAGCTGGCCGGCATGCCGATCGGCCCGCTGTCGCTGGTGGATGAACTGACCATCGAACTGGGCTACAACGCGATGAACCAGGAAAAAGCCGACCTGGGCGAAGCGTGGCGCGCGCCGCCGGGCTATCCGGTGCAACACAAATTCGTGGCCGAACTGGATCGCAAGGGCCGCCGCTACGGCAAGGGATTCTACGACTACATCGATGGCAGGAAGACCTTGTGGCCGGGCCTGGACGCGGTCTATCCGCCCGCGCCGGAACAACCCGCCGTCGACGAGCTGAAGCGGCGCATGCTGTATATCCAGTCGCTCGAGGCCGCCCGCTGCTTCGAAGAGGGCGTCATCGCCGATCCGGCCGAGGGCGATGTCGGCTCCGTATTGGGAATTGCGTTCCCGGCCTACACCGGCGGCGTATTTTCCCTGATCGACACGGTCGGCATCCGCACCTTCGTCGAGCAATGCGAGCAGCTGGCCGACCGCTACGGCGAGCGGTATCGCCCCAGCGCCTGGCTGAAGGCACGGGCCGCCCGCGGCGAACCATTCTATCCGGCCGCGTCGGCCGCCTGA